CCCCCGACAACCTCAAACCCAGCTCCCAATCCCCCGACAACCTCAAACCCAGCTCCCAATCCCCCGACAACCTCAAACCCAGCTCCCCATCCCCCCGACAGCCTCAAACCCAGCTCCCAATCCCCCGACAACCTCAAACCCAGCTCCCACTCCCCCCGACAGCCTCAAACCCAGCTCCCCATCCCCCCGACAGCCTCAAACCCAGCTCCCAATCCCCCGACAACCTCAAACCCAGCTCCCCGTTCCCCCGACAACCTCAAACCCAGCTCCCACTCCCCCCGACAGCCTCAAACCCAGCTCCCAATCCCCCCGACAGCCTCAAACCCAGCTCCCACTCCCCCCGACAGCCTCAAACCCAGCTCCCCGTTCCCCCGACAACCTCAAACCCAGCTCCCCGTTCCCCCGACAACCTCAAACCCAGCTCCCAATCCCCCGACAACCTCAAACCCAGCTCCCCATCCCCCCGACAGCCTCAAACCCAGCTCCCACTCCCCCCGACAGCCTCAAACCCAGCTCCCACTCCCCCCGACAGCCTCAAACCCAGCTCCCAATCCCCCGACAGCCTCAAACCCAGCTCCCAATCCCCCGACAACCTCAAACCCAGCTCCCACTGCCCCCGACAGCCTCAAACCCAGCTCCCAATCCCCCGACAACCTCAAACCCAGCTCCCACTCCCCCCGACAGCCTCAAACCCAGCTCCCAATCCCCCGACAGCCTCAAACCCAGCTCCCCATCCCCCCCGACAGCCTCAAACCCAGCTCCCCGTTCCCCCGACAGCCTCAAACCCAGCTCCCACTGCCCCCGACAGCCTCAAACCCAGCTCCCCATCCCCCCGACAGCCTCAAACCCAGCTCCCACTCCCCCCGACATGCTGCAATGTGGATTTCTGGAGATAGTCCCCCACTTCAGCTCCCGTCAAACAGGAGTCAGGGGCTCCCTCATTCTCTCCATTGCCCGCAGATTCCTGCTTTGCCTTGGTCTTCCTGTCCCTTCATTTATCCCTCACTTATTCATCCCATGATCCTCCCAGCCTTCACAAAGATTGCTAATGGGACAAGATGCTTCTtgagactttcgaaaggctttcagGATTTTTGTCATGCAATTTTCCACTTCTACCACCAGTGTGCTCTCCGCACTCAACCAGCCCTGTCCCTGGCACTGTGAACCCGCCAACCAGATCTGTCCCTGGCACTGTGAACCCGCCAACCAGACCTGTCCCTGGCTCTGTGAACCCGCCAACCAGACCTGTCCCTGGCACTGTGAACCCGCCAACCAGATCTGTCCCTGGCACTGTGAACCCGCCAACCAGATCTGTCCCTGGCACTGTGAACCCGCCAACCAGACCTGTCCCTGGCTCTGTGAACCCGCCAACCAGACCTGTCCCTGGCACTGTGAACCCGCCAACCAGATCTGTCCCTGGCACTGTGAACCCGCCAACCAGACCTGTCCCTGGCACTGTGAACCCGCCAACCAGACCTGTCCCTGGCACGGTGAACCCGCCAACCAGACCTGTCCCTGGCTCTGTGAACCCGCCAACCAGACCTGTCCCTGGCTCTGTGAACCCGCCAACCAGACCTGTCCCTGGCTCTGTAAACCCGCCAACCAGACCTGTCCCTGGCTCTGTGAACCCGCCAACCAGACCTGTCCCTGGCTCTGTGAACCCGCCAACCAGACCTGTCCATGGCTCTGTGAACCCGCCAACCAGACCTGTCCCTGGCTCTGTGAACCCGCCAACCAGACCTGTCCCTGGCTCTGTGAACCTGCCAACCAGATCTGTCACTGGCTCTGTGAACCCGTCAACCAGACCTGTCCCTGGCACTGTGAACCCGCCAACCAGACCTGTCCCTGGCTCTGTGAACCCGCCAACCAGACCTGTCCCTGGCTCTGTGAACCCGCCAACCAGACCTGTCCATGGCTCTGTGAACCCGCCAACCAGACCTGTCCCTGGCTCTGTGAACCCGCCAACCAGACCTGTCCCTGGCTCTGTAAACCCGCCAACCAGACCTGTCCCTGGCTCTGTGAACCTGCCAACCAGACCTGTCCCTGGCTCTGTGAACCTGCCAACCAGACCTGTCCCTGGCTCTGTGAACCTGCCAACCAGACCTGTCACTGGCTCTGTGAACCCGCCAACCAGACCTGTCCCTGGCTCTGTGAACCCGCCAACCAGACCTGTCCCTGGCTCTGTGAACCCGCCAACCAGACCTGTCCATGGCTCTGTGAACCCGCCAACCAGACCTGTCCCTGGCTCTGTGAACCTGTCAACCAGATCTGTCCCTGGCTCTGTGAACCTGCCAACCAGATCTGTTCCTGGCTCTGTGAACCTGCCAACCAGACCTGTCCACCAGACCTGTCCCTGGCTCTGTGAACCTGTCAACCAGATCTGTCCCTGGCTCTCTGAACCTGCCAACCAGACCTGTCCCTGGCTCTGTAAACCTGCCAACCAGACCTGTCCCTGGCTCTGTGAACCTGCCAACCAGACCTGTCCCTGGTTCTGTGAATCTGTCAACCAGACCTGTCCCTGGCTCTGTGAACTGTACACACAGACGGAGCTGTGAGTACATCACCAGGCCATAACCACTACACCACGAGACGAAAATCGGCCCCACTTTATCTCAGCCTCACTCTCTGCGTTTACGATATGATTGAAGGTGTCTGTGCACTTGATGATTCTGTTGACAATTACCTTTAAATTACATGAATTTACCTCACGTGTTAGGACTGACTGCAAATCAGTGACTATTAATATTAAAGAGGCAGTCAAATCAGACTTTATCCATCGTCAACTCGAGTGAATTAAGATGCACAGTTCTAATCAAACACTATAAATTCGTACTGTCAGATACCCCACCACAGATACAGAGCAAGACAGGATCGACCAGCCTGGATATAATCGGCAATGGACTGTTCCTACCCATCCCCATCTCCTGAAAACCCAGCAAATAAATCAAACTCCAGGAATTTCTCACCAAGATGAGAACTCAGTCTAATAGTACAACTTTGTTGCCCTTTCGTGGTCCCAATTATATATATTCCCAGGAATTAAAATGGTTGATCCCAGTAACCTTCGGTCCAACTCATGGAGCTCCAGGCTGGACAAGTTAACCGATAAAACCAGAACTCGGGAACAGTAAGGGACAAAGATCCGAGCCCCCAGTCTGACCCCAGTACTGTCCCCAGTCCCTGACCCCTGTCCTGTCCCCTGATCCctgtccccattccctgacccCCCAGTCCCCTGACCCTAATCCCTTGACCCCAGTCCCCTGATCCCTGACCCCAGTCCCTGGAGCAATTCTCATCCCCATGGACAGACACAAATTATCTGACAACATAGCAGTTCCGAGGTGTTGAATGACCCACTAATGCTGCTGATCAGCTCACCATAAATAGTATGGACACCTTTTATATCCAGACAAACCTGCTACTCTGTGTACCTCAGGCTACAAACTTGCAATCAGGGTTATTAAGAAGTAACTCTGAACAAGCAGGCTAGATTTCACTAGGTTATAGAAACTAATACTTAATGGGAGTCACAAAACATGTGATGGCGAAACGGCAGAAGATCTACATCGCCCGGGTTGCTTTCCCATTGAAGTCAACATTACCTCCTCGCCTCTCTGCTGTCTGCTTTCCAGATAAAACCACCATTTGGTGCAATTTGTTATGTGGCCTTATCTCCTTGCATTGCCACCTTTAGTGACCCAAGCAGCTTCTCAGCAAGTTCACTCTCCTCAGCTTCATTTCAAATCTTAGCATTTAAGgtgtaatggcccagaaatcccggccggcTGCTTCCTGCCAGCGATCGGGTAAAAAAAGActtgcacctacctgttcctgctgcgcccacgcgggTTCTccttcctgaggcctccactgactgcgcgtcggagcgcgtgcacgtcaggtcaTGGGCaggactggagctgcagtcacatggctatcGGCAGCCAGtccaggtaaagtatatactcattcaaaataatgggaactccgtaagttggcccagaaattccggcctcccggtccgtattgcaaaagccggttttcagcacacaatgcacatgcggtgaaaaccggcttttccgatctatcaagctggacagatcctccgcatctcgggagcgaggacatttgcatgggccaaatttgcgggatttacccatatcttgcccagcggatgtcctgaaaactcttgcgcctaataAAAGCAGGGGCATAGCCTACATATACAggcgttttaaaacacacttaaaacataaaaaataatattttaaaaTCCTGTGTTAAatgtattttaaaccataattttaaaaacttttttttaaatcagaaaaatatatattttttataatacataaataactaatttaaattaataaaaatgtgatgtattttttctattagagttttgtgtgtttgggggggggggagaaggttctcattcatagtggccctgaaattgcagccgGAGACTTtttccaaaagtacctggtggtccgggaggagtgtgggattctggtggggaggccttctcttcctgcgctgcatcTTCCCACGGAgatggtgcagtcacatgtgagtgctcagccaatcaggtttagtattctcaattaatagtaaTGGAAACTCCGTAATACCAGTTCTCATTGgggtttttttctcaattaatagcaaacacaataacaccaaataaaaaataaaaaacacacctcacataaataaaattaattgaaatgaaaggtAATAAatagaaaaaatttttttttgagtttttaaaaagtttttttaattatggtttaaaataaatttaacgcagggttttattttttatgttttaagtgtgttttaaaactcttatgcctgtataaGTAGGctctgcacctgcttttatcaggcgcaagagttttgaggacagtgGCTGGGCAAGATAATATGGGTAAAtatcacaatcttgcccttgcaaatatcctcgctcccaagatgccggagcatgacggatcggaaaagctggttttcagcgcacgcgCATTGTGTCGTTCTTTATCACTGTTCCAATCACTGTGATGTTGACTGCCAACAGTTTCTTGCTTTAACCTATTCCCCCCACACCGAGAACTCTACAAAAAGTCATACTACAAATAAAACGGGCAGGACTTGTGTCTCATTTTCATTTACAGCTTCGTTTAATACAGGAAAACATTTTAACAAATCAATAATGCCAATCACCACATTATTGTACAGTTTCACTCTTGCTACATTTTCTATTAGTAACAAACAGCACTACACCTCTTCACATTACACACTGACCCGACTACTTTAATGCCTGATGTCAGATTTGCCACAACGGGAGCTTTATCAAAGGTTACTATTCACTTCCCCGAACATTATCGAAAGTTGCCTCAATAAACAATTATCTTTAGCCAGCACTGGGAAAGTAGTGAGACGATGGTTGGAAAACATCACGAAACAGCAAGAGGCCGTACTCAGGAAGCAGGTCTCACCATCAAGGTGCGAATCTGTGAAGGCAAAGCacagaaacaatttctctttaataTGGCCATGGGCTGAAATAATGTCAATCCTTGATCAGACTTTGTTTACACTGGGGATGTGTGGAACATTGGCAGGAGTTATTGCCCACCCCCAGCTGCCCTGTATATACTGAGAGccaatcacatcgtgtgggactggactggaatCCCCATGGAGGCCAGACTGGGCAGTGCCTAAATCAGAAATTGCTCGAGTTTAGAAGGTGGAGGGGTGATcgaattgagatgtttaaaatgatgaaaagattcgatagggtagatagtgaGTAAttacttcctctggtgggggaaatccagaactaggggcacaaccttaaaattagagccaggccgttcaggggtgaaatCATGACGCACTTCACACACACAAGGCTGTGGGaatccctcaaaaggctgtggatgctggggtcaattgaaatttacaAGACTGAGAGCGATAGAGTTTTGTTGGGTAACGGTATCGAGATGTGGAttaaaggcaggaaaatggagacatcatccatgatgtaattgaatggtggaacgggctcgaggggctgaatggcctctgatAAGCTGTGGATACTCAGTTTATAAAATTTGCATTTTCCCCATTTTCTTCTCCCCACTTTCACACAATGGCTGCTCTCCTGTACCTCATCCACAAGGCCAATCTTCATGTGTGAACCCAGCCAGTTACCGTCAATAGGCTATTTGACTAGGGGTGATCAGAGTCAGGCCTGATCATGCCCTCATTCCAGATCCACATACCTGTCACGGATGATCAGGAACAGAAACCCTGCTGATTTCCCCCTCCTGAGACCGACCGCAAACCCTATTAATTCccctaattcagcacagactgggaatcaaaccCTGCTCcccaccacacctggagcaccCGACTAGTTTAAAAGAGATAAATCCAACTTAGTAGGTAGAGGAGGGGCAACGGCTGTGTCCAAACAATGAGCAGAAAGGAGAAACTCCCTGGAGGTAAGTCCCCAACAGGGGCTGGTAGGAGAGAGACCGCCCGTTCTCATTTACGTTGGGTTGTCACAACTCATCTTTATCAGCGTTTCCTTCCAGCTTCCCCATATTGGCAGCCGCAGGGGAAGGGAGGCTGCAcacctgggagggagggagggagggggctgcatacctggggggggggggggctgcatacctgggggggtggagggagggaagggaggctgCGCACCTGGGGGCCCCCTGGTTGCCTACCTGTCCCAGGCTCCGGGCTCTCTTCCTCTTCAGCTCAC
This genomic stretch from Pristiophorus japonicus isolate sPriJap1 unplaced genomic scaffold, sPriJap1.hap1 HAP1_SCAFFOLD_907, whole genome shotgun sequence harbors:
- the nupr1b gene encoding nuclear protein 1b, whose product is MSSDSLESFEEMHYDEYEYYNLADYPAHSGGKGKSKKEMGRNTNRHCPAGHERKITEKLYNSELKRKRARSLGQPCDCSSSPAHDLTCTRSDAQSVEASGRRTRVGAAGTESSSAQTPSIIS